In Hirundo rustica isolate bHirRus1 chromosome 4, bHirRus1.pri.v3, whole genome shotgun sequence, a genomic segment contains:
- the LOC120752207 gene encoding sulfotransferase 6B1-like, with protein sequence MSSSGEAELLHTFKGITFTTRSSPELLKSLDTFDAREDDVLLVSYPKSGTHWLAGVITKLYTTQVTLTSPIELGDISQLEELNKLSSKRIIPTHLDYNMLPPNFKNKKCKMIYISRNPKDTAVSMFHYYRDNPNLPTVDTWTAFFDLFLKGNVVCGSWFDHFLSWAEHEDEKNILFLFYEDMKKDLPKVVKEITLFLSLNVSDNDIQDICKKSSFSEMKNDTEKENSDPSHTVCALTSNRKLIFRKGAVGDWKNYFTPKQNIRFQEIFNEKMKLSKMADNFVYEF encoded by the exons ATGTCCAGCTCCGGCGAGGCAGAGCTCTTACACACATTCAAGGGGATTACCTTTACCACCAGGTCTTCTCCAGAACTTTTAAAATCCTTGGATACTTTTGATGCTAGAGAAGATGATGTCCTTTTGGTTTCCTATCCCAAATCTG GCACTCACTGGCTTGCAGGAGTTATAACAAAGCTTTACACGACTCAAGTCACATTAACATCTCCCATTGAACTTGGAGACATTtcccagctggaggagctgaatAAACTCTCGTCCAAGAGAATCATCCCAACACACTTAGACTACAACATGTTGCCTCCAAATTTTAAGAATAAGAAATGCAAG ATGATCTACATCAGCAGAAATCCAAAAGACACTGCAGTTTCCATGTTTCATTACTACAGAGATAACCCAAACCTTCCCACTGTAGACACCTGGACTGCTTTCTTTGACCTGTTCTTAAAAGGCAATG TTGTCTGTGGATCCTGGTTTGATCATTTCCTAAGCTGGGCAGAACACgaagatgaaaaaaacatcCTCTTTTTGTTCTATGAAGACATGAAGAAG GATCTCCCTAAGGTCGTAAAGGAAATTACTTTGTTCTTGAGTTTAAACGTCAGTGACAACGATATCCAGGACATCTGCAAGAAGTCCTCTTTCTCAGAGATGAAGAATGACACAGAGAAGGAGAACAGTGATCCCAGTCACACCGTGTGTGCTCTGACATCCAACAGGAAGCTGATTTTCCGAAAAG GTGCTGTTGGTGATTGGAAGAACTACTTCACTCCAAAGCAGAATATTAGGTTTCAGGAGATATTcaatgagaaaatgaaactcAGCAAGATGGCAGATAATTTTGTCTATGAATTCTGA